From the genome of Anopheles moucheti chromosome 3, idAnoMoucSN_F20_07, whole genome shotgun sequence, one region includes:
- the LOC128302525 gene encoding probable ATP-dependent RNA helicase DDX47: MSSSESDDMSDVEEAAKAAANGDDSSNEQEDGSGSDSDDGEEQNGTNSKQSWEELGLMDTLCQACRGLKWKAPSKIQREAIPLALQGKDIIGLAETGSGKTGAFALPILQSLLDNPQRYFAVVLTPTRELAYQISEQFEALGAMVGVKCCVIVGGMDLVTQAIQLARKPHIIIATPGRLVDHLENTKGFNLKAIKYLVMDEADRILNMDFEEEVNKILKVLPRERRTYLFSATMTKKVKKLERASLRDPVKVEVSSKYQTVEKLLQYYLFIPARYKNVYLVHVLNELAGNSFMIFCSTCSNTVRTALMLRALGLAAVPLHGQMTQNKRMAALNKFKSQARQILISTDVASRGLDIPHVDVVLNLDIPMHSKDYIHRVGRTARAGRAGQAITFVTQYDVELYQRIEHLLGKKLPEYKCEQDEVMALQERVAEALRTARIEQRDIEERKASKTGKRANDSDEEDTERFNGVRKRLKPTGGKAKGGKGGGGRGGKKPRRK; encoded by the exons ATGTCTAGCTCGGAAAGTGATGATATGTCCGATGTGGAGGAGGCAGCAAAGGCTGCAGCAAACGGGGACGATTCGTCCAACGAGCAGGAGGATGGGTCCGGTTCCGACAGCGATGATGGCGAGGAACAAAACGGTACCAACAGCAAACAGTCGTGGGAAGAATTG GGGCTTATGGATACACTGTGTCAAGCGTGCCGTGGTCTCAAATGGAAAGCACCGTCAAAAATTCAACGCGAAGCAATCCCGCTCGCACTTCAAGGAAAGGACATTATTGGACTTGCCGAGACGGGTTCCGGTAAAACGGGTGCTTTCGCTTTACCCATCCTGCAGTCCCTGCTGGACAACCCGCAACGATACTTTGCCGTCGTGCTAACGCCAACGCGTGAGCTGGCGTATCAAATATCGGAACAGTTCGAAGCGCTGGGCGCGATGGTCGGTGTGAAATGTTGCGTTATCGTCGGTGGTATGGATCTGGTGACGCAGGCTATTCAACTCGCCCGCAAACCGCACATCATCATCGCTACACCCGGCCGACTGGTGGATCATCTCGAGAACACGAAAGGGTTCAACCTGAAGGCGATCAAATACCTCGTAATGGACGAAGCGGATCGTATCCTGAACATGGACTTCGAGGAGGAAGTAAACAAAATACTGAAGGTATTGCCACGTGAACGACGCACCTACCTGTTCAGTGCCACCATGACGAAGAAGGTGAAGAAGCTCGAACGTGCGTCGTTGCGCGATCCGGTCAAGGTGGAAGTGTCAAGCAAATACCAGACCGTGGAGAAACTGCTTCAGTACTATCTGTTCATACCGGCTCGTTACAAGAACGTCTATCTGGTGCACGTGCTGAATGAGCTGGCCGGTAACAGTTTCATGATTTTCTGCAGCACTTGCAGCAACACGGTCCGCACGGCACTGATGTTGCGTGCCCTGGGGCTTGCTGCCGTCCCACTGCACGGTCAGATGACGCAGAACAAACGTATGGCGGCGCtaaacaaattcaaatcgCAAGCCCGCCAAATCCTCATTTCTACCGACGTTGCTTCCCGCGGTCTCGACATCCCGCATGTCGACGTCGTGCTTAATCTGGACATTCCCATGCACAGCAAGGATTACATCCATCGGGTGGGACGAACTGCTCGAGCCGGACGGGCCGGTCAAGCCATCACGTTCGTGACGCAGTACGACGTGGAGTTGTACCAGCGCATCGAGCATTTGCTGGGGAAAAAGTTGCCTGAGTACAAGTGCGAACAGGACGAAGTGATGGCACTGCAGGAACGTGTAGCCGAAGCCCTTCGGACAGCACGTATCGAGCAGCGTGACATCGAGGAACGAAAGGCAAGTAAAACGGGCAAACGCGCGAATGACTCCGACGAGGAAGATACGGAACGGTTTAATGGCGTTCGAAAACGATTGAAACCCACGGGAGGCAAGGCAAAAGGTGGCAAGGGAGGTGGAGGTAGAGGAGGCAAGAAGCCACGAAGAAAGTAA
- the LOC128303707 gene encoding transcription factor E2F5, whose amino-acid sequence MDEKKTPKRRKMRFMNHSPTPEEDDEHEFEPGSTRRFDKSLTMLTRSVVKMLRETPDGVLYLRDVSSTLSNRQKRRIYDVTNVLEGIGLVKKQVKNHIKWIGEEVTTQSCLGTARKIGEHMRTRRNLELREALIDKQLKAIRQSSHMLREDSATGSFLYVTSDDLTSVFGDNRTLLTLNEERLARLRQPPVVQCTSWTIPYGGNTRQLWVKSRPKGAPLTLMVLKEPAGACYTRPSRRPAVLRANAEQRYVKLAEQNHEPEEHDARDGSEWQEPGEREYDESDEEEYTRVRQRERFARILLDTSPDAHHSLYRPNGWKKKKSETRGLLIPFLVIKPRFYGRFTFALKPNEGVFDLFGYGRISNHQRANERTSQQPAMEVVHVADV is encoded by the exons ATggacgagaaaaaaacacccaaacggCGAAAAATGCGCTTCATGAACCATTCGCCCACACCCGAGGAGGACGACGAGCACGAATTCGAACCCGGTTCCACAAGGCGTTTCGATAAATCGCTAACCATGTTGACGCGTAGCGTCGTAAAGATGCTCCGCGAAACGCCCGATGGTGTGCTCTATCTACGTGAT GTTTCATCCACACTGTCCAACCGACAGAAGCGACGCATTTACGACGTCACGAACGTGCTGGAGGGTATCGGGCTGGTAAAGAAACAAGTGAAGAATCACATCAAATGGAT CGGTGAAGAAGTAACGACACAATCATGCCTCGGAACGGCACGTAAAATTGGGGAGCACATGCGAACGCGTCGGAACCTAGAGCTGCGTGAAGCGCTAATCGACAAGCAGCTGAAAGCCATACGCCAAAGTTCGCACATGTTGCGTGAGGATAGCGCGACTGGATCATTTCTGTACGTCACGAGCGACGATTTGACGTCCGTGTTTGGCGATAACCGAACGCTGCTTACCCTGAACGAGGAACGTTTAGCGCGCCTTCGTCAACCACCAGTAGTCCAATGCACTAGCTGGACCATTCCATACGGTGGAAACACACGCCAGTTGTGGGTAAAGTCGCGACCGAAGGGAGCTCCGTTAACGTTGATGGTTTTGAAGGAACCGGCTGGTGCGTGTTACACGCGACCAAGCAGACGGCCAGCGGTACTTCGTGCAAACGCTGAACAGCGGTACGTGAAACTCGCCGAACAGAATCACGAGCCGGAGGAACATGACGCGCGCGATGGGTCAGAATGGCAAGAACCCGGCGAGCGAGAATACGACGAGTCGGATGAGGAAGAATACACGAGGGTACGGCAACGAGAGCGTTTCGCGCGGATACTGCTGGACACTAGTCCCGATGCTCACCACAGCCTGTACCGACCGAACgggtggaagaaaaagaagagtgAAACGCGCGGACTGCTCATACCGTTTCTAGTGATTAAGCCACGGTTTTACGGCCGCTTCACGTTCGCGCTTAAGCCGAACGAAGGTGTGTTCGATCTGTTCGGGTACGGCAGGATCAGCAACCACCAAagagcaaacgaacgaaccagCCAACAACCGGCGATGGAGGTGGTCCATGTGGCGGACGTTTGA
- the LOC128304850 gene encoding gustatory receptor 68a-like, translating to MCRDAIERNDVSKLCAVLRLRDDLLHCVSLVNRNHGVLFFNVSASWLVLVACIVYFDFIYSGLQLNPGHPYILEHTIMLIWKSVLLGGLSAVAGSVTEKLKEIAQTTRHCRMATLHNRPLAKMIDKLLIKCQFQDICFTVYGLFTMDNSLNYMVISSVVTYLVIITQFRQIEIEKEIKATGTV from the exons ATGTGCCGTGACGCAATAGAACGCAACGATGTGTCCAAGTTATGTGCGGTTCTGCGGCTAAGAGACGATCTGCTACACTGTGTTTCGCTAGTCAATCGCAACCATGGTGTGCTGTTTTTCAACGTTAGCGCATCCTGGCTCGTTTTAGTAGCGTGCATCGTGTATTTTGACTTTATATACAGTGGCTTACAGCTGAATCCCGGACATCCGTACATTCTGGAGCACACAATAATGTTGATCTGGAAAAGTGTACTCCTCGGCGGACTGTCGGCAGTAGCAGGATCGGTAACGGAAAAG TTAAAGGAAATAGCGCAAACAACGAGACACTGCAGGATGGCTACACTGCACAACCGACCGTTGGCGAAAATGATCGATAAGCTGCTGATCAAGTGCCAATTTCAGGACATTTGCTTCACCGTGTACGGATTGTTTACGATGGACAACAGCTTAAACTACATG GTTATTAGCTCTGTAGTGACGTACCTAGTGATAATCACCCAGTTCCGTCAAAtagaaattgaaaaagaaatcaaagcGACAGGAACAGTTTAG